The following nucleotide sequence is from Alteromonas sp. V450.
TTCATCATTCTTTCTTTTTGGCGCTGCCAATCTTTGTCTTTAATGGTGTCACGCTTGTCATGAGCGTGCTTACCCTTAGCGAGGTGAATTTCTAACTTCACCCAACACTTTTTCCAATACATAGATGTGGCAACGATAGAATAACCTTGGCGGTCTCGTGCTCCCATTAAGCGGTCGATTTCTCGTTTGTTCAGCAACAATTTGCGCGCACGCTCGGGAGCAGCAATAACATGGGTAGAGGCTTGGTTAAGCGGACTTATTCTACACCCTACCAAATATGCTTCGGCATTCTGAATAATAATGTACGCATCGGTAATGTTCACTTTACCGGCACGAATGCTTTTAATTTCCCACCCTTGTAGCTCAAGTCCGGCCTCGAACTTGTCTTCTAGGAAATAGTCATGACGCGCTTTTTTGTTTTGCGCGATATTTCCTGTGGTGTTTTTGTTGGCTTTATTCTTTTTCATGCTGGCTATTATACTGATTGTTCGAAGGAATGTCTTTAGTTGTCATTGTTATCTTATATTGGGGCATTTGGTTCAAAACCGAATACGAGCGAAGCAAAATTTCTGTGATACAATGCCGCCAAGAGTTTTAATTATAGTGGAATCAATGCCAAGTATTCATAGAAGCGCGCTGGTAGCTCATAGCGCAGAAGCCATGTTTAACTTAGTCAACGATGTAGCTTCCTACCCTGAGTTTTTGCCAGGCTGTACTGATAGCAAAATCCTCGACACGTCAGCGCAAAGCATGAAAGCGTCGTTGTTAGTGGCAAAAGCAGGTATTAAGCAGTGGTTTACAACACAAAACGTGTTAGAGCCAGGTAAAAGCATTCAAATGCAGCTGGTCGACGGGCCGTTTCGCTCGCTTACCGGTGGGTGGACGTTTTCAGCGTTATCTGAAGAAGCCTGTAAAATTGAATTAAATCTTGAATTCGAATTCAGTAACAAATTAGCTGAAATGGCGTTTGGCAAAGTGTTCAACAGTTTAGCGAGCAGTATGGTTGCTGCATTCACAGACAGAGCGCGGAGCGTGTACGCATGAGTAAGAAGCTCATCAATATTGAGGTGGCCTATGCGTTACCCACTAAGCAAACCATTATTGATGTCGCAATTCATGAAAATGCAACGGTAGAGGAGGCGATAGAGGCCTCA
It contains:
- the smpB gene encoding SsrA-binding protein SmpB; this translates as MKKNKANKNTTGNIAQNKKARHDYFLEDKFEAGLELQGWEIKSIRAGKVNITDAYIIIQNAEAYLVGCRISPLNQASTHVIAAPERARKLLLNKREIDRLMGARDRQGYSIVATSMYWKKCWVKLEIHLAKGKHAHDKRDTIKDKDWQRQKERMMKHSV
- a CDS encoding type II toxin-antitoxin system RatA family toxin, with the protein product MPSIHRSALVAHSAEAMFNLVNDVASYPEFLPGCTDSKILDTSAQSMKASLLVAKAGIKQWFTTQNVLEPGKSIQMQLVDGPFRSLTGGWTFSALSEEACKIELNLEFEFSNKLAEMAFGKVFNSLASSMVAAFTDRARSVYA